A window from Kribbella jejuensis encodes these proteins:
- a CDS encoding NAD(P)H-binding protein — MIVITGATGNVGRPLVDTLTAAGEDVVPVSRSGAGHQADLTKPETLRPVLDGAKAVFLLTSPDFLAHGNLQGVVDVLRDAAVPRVVLLSSQGVTTKRHPSIHEDAVTGSGLEWTVLRPGSFASNAYAWAESIRTQRAMAAPFADVALPVVDPQDIAEVAAAALRDGAHASAVYTLTGPAALSPRQQAEVIGEAVGTPINFTELTRAQARAGMLKFMPEPVVEATLDVLGAPLPAEQAVSPDVETVLGRPPHTFADWVTRNLPAFR; from the coding sequence ATGATCGTAATCACCGGAGCAACCGGCAACGTAGGCCGTCCCCTCGTCGACACCCTGACCGCCGCGGGCGAGGACGTCGTGCCCGTCTCGCGCAGCGGCGCCGGCCACCAGGCCGACCTGACCAAACCCGAGACCCTCAGGCCCGTACTCGACGGCGCGAAGGCCGTCTTCCTGCTCACCTCCCCCGACTTCCTTGCCCACGGCAACCTTCAGGGCGTCGTCGACGTACTGCGTGACGCCGCCGTCCCCCGCGTCGTACTCCTCTCATCCCAAGGCGTCACTACCAAGCGGCACCCCTCGATCCACGAGGACGCCGTCACCGGCTCCGGGCTGGAGTGGACGGTCCTGCGACCCGGCAGCTTCGCCAGCAACGCCTACGCCTGGGCCGAATCGATCCGCACCCAGCGAGCGATGGCTGCCCCGTTCGCGGACGTTGCCCTTCCGGTAGTCGACCCGCAGGACATCGCCGAGGTCGCCGCGGCCGCCCTTCGTGACGGCGCGCACGCGAGCGCCGTTTACACGCTGACCGGCCCGGCCGCGCTCTCTCCGCGCCAGCAGGCGGAGGTGATCGGGGAAGCGGTCGGTACGCCGATCAACTTCACCGAACTGACCCGCGCCCAGGCTCGCGCCGGCATGCTCAAGTTCATGCCGGAACCAGTCGTCGAGGCCACCCTCGACGTACTCGGCGCACCACTACCCGCCGAGCAGGCCGTCTCCCCCGACGTCGAGACGGTCCTCGGCCGCCCACCACACACCTTCGCCGACTGGGTAACCCGAAACCTCCCCGCCTTCCGCTGA
- a CDS encoding tyrosine-type recombinase/integrase has translation MDNLPAPLVFRPSETVVELPAPDPTTEAAVRRALGRRRPPADPAAPPVDRLELLAEALTPELTALVVLWLGGTRRASHDTRIGYADDLLLWADWARRELGRDRFGLDLHRGEVTMWLTYQQDAGAAASSISRRLSTLSSLYRYAAGWGLPVVSPISDDDHRPKFHRGRRATSARVLDADQVEALLAAASDVRDALIVGLLYTGALRVSELCGADDADRHDEGRRTWLVVTRKGGKTIRVPLETTVAELLDAYRAMRPAWTGVGPAPLIADANGNRLDRHDVTRLLRRLAKAAGIPRPETVGPHSLRATAITDQKRRGHSAEDLQELSGHADVRTVMIYIDDDGRAERVAALTDDLGRVMTAVPRHLKPSG, from the coding sequence GTGGACAATCTCCCGGCACCGCTCGTATTCCGCCCCTCAGAAACTGTGGTCGAGCTGCCGGCGCCCGATCCGACCACCGAAGCCGCCGTACGCCGCGCTCTCGGCCGCCGACGACCGCCAGCCGATCCAGCGGCACCCCCGGTCGACCGCCTGGAACTGCTCGCTGAGGCCCTCACTCCCGAACTGACGGCCCTGGTCGTGCTCTGGCTAGGCGGCACCCGGCGAGCGAGTCACGACACCCGGATCGGGTACGCCGACGACCTGCTGCTGTGGGCCGACTGGGCCCGTCGGGAGCTCGGCCGTGACCGCTTCGGCCTGGACCTGCATCGCGGCGAGGTGACGATGTGGCTCACCTACCAGCAGGACGCGGGCGCGGCCGCGTCATCCATCTCGCGCCGGCTCTCGACGCTGTCCAGCCTGTACCGGTACGCCGCCGGCTGGGGCCTGCCCGTGGTGTCACCGATCTCCGACGACGATCACCGACCGAAGTTCCACCGCGGTCGGCGCGCAACCTCGGCGCGGGTACTGGACGCCGACCAGGTCGAGGCCCTGCTCGCAGCCGCGAGCGACGTCCGCGACGCCCTGATCGTCGGCCTGCTGTACACCGGTGCGCTGCGCGTCTCCGAGCTCTGCGGGGCCGACGACGCCGATCGTCACGACGAGGGCCGGCGTACCTGGCTCGTTGTCACGCGCAAGGGTGGCAAGACCATTCGCGTCCCGCTCGAGACCACGGTGGCCGAGCTGCTCGACGCGTACCGCGCGATGCGGCCCGCCTGGACCGGCGTCGGACCGGCCCCGCTCATAGCGGATGCCAACGGCAACCGACTCGATCGCCACGACGTCACCCGCCTGCTCCGCCGGCTCGCCAAGGCCGCCGGCATCCCCCGCCCGGAGACCGTCGGCCCGCACTCGCTACGCGCGACCGCGATCACCGATCAGAAGCGTCGCGGCCACAGCGCCGAGGACCTCCAGGAGCTGTCCGGCCACGCGGACGTCCGCACGGTGATGATCTACATCGACGACGACGGCCGCGCCGAACGGGTCGCCGCGCTCACCGACGACCTCGGCCGCGTGATGACGGCCGTACCCCGCCACCTCAAGCCCTCGGGCTGA
- a CDS encoding TetR/AcrR family transcriptional regulator: MRRPSPPGSGYAQLTIESVAARAQTGKQVLYRRWRNRAELVIAAMRHHTGSIVDNVPDTGSLRGDVLGVLRQMADRFVQLGPDTIHGLLAEAPDLDPEVFSRMTGVMATIVKRAAERGEIPAGDLPDVVLLAPTNLMRHEIFFSRSPVPSSTITALVDDVFLPLVGFSPRA, translated from the coding sequence ATGCGCCGACCATCACCGCCAGGTTCGGGGTACGCGCAGCTGACGATAGAGTCGGTCGCGGCGCGGGCCCAGACCGGCAAGCAGGTGCTGTACCGGCGCTGGCGGAACCGGGCGGAGCTGGTGATCGCGGCGATGCGGCACCACACCGGCTCGATCGTCGACAACGTACCGGACACCGGGTCGCTGCGCGGCGACGTGCTCGGGGTGCTGCGGCAGATGGCCGATCGGTTCGTCCAGCTCGGTCCGGACACGATCCACGGGCTGCTGGCCGAGGCGCCGGACCTCGACCCGGAGGTGTTCAGCCGGATGACCGGCGTGATGGCGACGATCGTCAAGCGGGCGGCGGAGCGTGGCGAGATCCCGGCCGGGGACCTTCCGGACGTGGTTCTGCTCGCGCCGACGAACCTGATGCGGCACGAGATCTTCTTCAGCCGTTCGCCAGTACCGTCGTCGACGATCACCGCGCTGGTCGACGACGTGTTCCTGCCGCTGGTCGGCTTCAGCCCGAGGGCTTGA
- a CDS encoding TetR/AcrR family transcriptional regulator, translated as MTEQPRTRRPGGRSARVAADVHQAVTSLISERGYGNFTVGDIAARAGVADSSIYRRWGSLETLLADVALTRLNAQSPMPDTGSLAGDLRSYAAQVAREITGPDGLALLHLVVALSGTGDQGLQARDEVLAERGRQLQSMLDRAVARGEPAPDALAVLDHVMAPMYIRVLFGLGSLTPEYVDGLVDRLLRPGPEA; from the coding sequence ATGACCGAGCAGCCGCGCACCCGTCGGCCCGGCGGACGTAGCGCGCGCGTCGCCGCCGACGTACACCAGGCCGTCACGAGCCTGATCAGTGAGCGCGGCTACGGGAACTTCACGGTCGGCGACATCGCCGCTCGCGCGGGCGTGGCTGACAGCAGCATCTACCGCCGGTGGGGCAGCCTGGAAACCCTGCTCGCCGACGTGGCACTCACCCGCCTCAATGCGCAGTCGCCGATGCCCGACACCGGCAGCCTGGCCGGCGACCTGCGCAGCTACGCGGCCCAGGTGGCGCGCGAAATCACCGGACCCGACGGTCTGGCGCTGTTGCACCTGGTCGTCGCCTTGTCCGGCACGGGTGATCAGGGTCTCCAGGCGCGGGACGAGGTCCTGGCCGAGCGCGGTCGGCAACTCCAGTCCATGCTCGATCGTGCCGTTGCCCGTGGCGAGCCGGCACCTGACGCGTTGGCCGTGCTCGACCACGTAATGGCCCCGATGTACATCCGTGTCCTGTTCGGCTTGGGCTCCCTGACCCCGGAGTACGTCGACGGCCTGGTCGACCGACTGCTCCGTCCTGGCCCCGAGGCCTAG
- a CDS encoding MFS transporter: MVVSPAALSTRQNRGVLLAVTCLGQFMVLLDNTIVGAALPDMQHRLHTELTGLQWIVDAYVLLVAMLLLSGGVFADRFGRKRVYLTGVALFTAASLVCSLASSVGWLIAGRTLQGIGAAALSPASLALLAAAYPAPHERMKAIGLWAGFSGIGLAAGPVAGGVLAEAFGWPAIFLVNLPIGVVLLLAGLRSLDETRNPNAPAIDVPGTLLSVLGVGALTYGLIEGGARGWTSPLILGSFAAAVILLAAFVAVEARRSAPVLPLRLFRQRLFNVSNAAMVVVGFALMGSSFFFSQFFVYVQGSSILHAGLETLPTSLAMVMVSPYAGRLAARYGFRIVVTVGLALAGPGLLALGTVHAGTGYWNVWWRLALVGIGFALTMSPLTGAAIQAVSPQEGGLASGISSTTRQIGAVLGVALLGAIVRTRQSGGATFEAGLNTAFLAAGAVTLATAVCTGLWLTSRGRADS; encoded by the coding sequence ATGGTTGTATCGCCCGCAGCTCTGAGCACTCGACAGAACCGGGGCGTCCTGCTCGCAGTGACCTGCCTGGGCCAGTTCATGGTCCTGCTCGACAACACGATCGTCGGAGCGGCGCTGCCTGACATGCAGCACCGACTGCACACCGAGCTGACAGGGCTGCAATGGATCGTCGACGCCTACGTATTGCTGGTCGCCATGTTGCTGCTGTCCGGCGGTGTCTTCGCCGACCGGTTCGGCCGCAAGCGGGTCTATCTGACGGGCGTTGCGCTGTTCACCGCCGCGTCGCTGGTCTGCAGCCTCGCATCATCAGTCGGTTGGCTGATCGCCGGCCGGACGCTGCAAGGCATCGGGGCCGCGGCGCTGAGCCCCGCCTCACTGGCTCTGCTCGCCGCTGCCTATCCGGCCCCGCACGAACGAATGAAGGCGATCGGACTGTGGGCCGGATTCAGCGGAATCGGTCTGGCCGCGGGCCCGGTGGCAGGTGGCGTACTCGCGGAAGCGTTCGGCTGGCCCGCCATCTTCCTGGTGAATCTGCCCATTGGCGTGGTCCTGCTGCTGGCCGGCCTGCGCAGCCTTGACGAGACACGCAATCCGAACGCGCCGGCGATCGACGTTCCGGGGACGCTGCTGTCCGTTCTCGGGGTCGGCGCGTTGACCTACGGACTGATCGAGGGTGGTGCCCGCGGGTGGACGTCGCCGCTGATCCTGGGCAGCTTCGCGGCGGCCGTCATCCTCCTCGCAGCCTTCGTCGCCGTCGAAGCGCGTCGTTCCGCTCCGGTGCTACCGCTGCGGCTGTTCCGGCAGCGACTGTTCAATGTGTCCAACGCGGCCATGGTCGTGGTCGGGTTCGCCCTGATGGGCTCGTCGTTCTTCTTCTCCCAGTTCTTCGTCTATGTCCAGGGCAGTTCGATCCTGCACGCCGGTCTCGAGACGTTGCCGACATCGCTCGCGATGGTGATGGTCAGCCCGTACGCGGGCAGGCTCGCTGCCCGGTACGGCTTCCGCATCGTGGTCACGGTCGGCCTGGCGCTGGCCGGTCCGGGTCTCCTGGCGCTCGGTACGGTCCACGCCGGCACCGGGTACTGGAACGTCTGGTGGCGGCTAGCACTCGTCGGTATCGGCTTCGCGCTGACGATGTCCCCTTTGACGGGAGCTGCCATCCAAGCCGTCAGCCCGCAAGAAGGTGGCCTTGCGTCAGGCATCAGCAGCACCACCCGGCAGATCGGCGCGGTGCTCGGCGTGGCGCTCCTCGGAGCCATCGTGCGGACTCGTCAGTCCGGCGGCGCGACGTTCGAGGCCGGGCTCAACACCGCCTTCCTCGCTGCCGGCGCGGTGACCTTGGCCACCGCCGTCTGCACCGGCCTCTGGTTGACCAGCCGGGGTCGAGCAGACTCTTGA